The following are encoded in a window of Candidatus Methylomirabilota bacterium genomic DNA:
- a CDS encoding NUDIX hydrolase, with protein sequence MKRLSEIPWKTVSTRPIYQNRWLALREDLVELPNGRTTIYGVVSCGECVGVLPFLDNDTVLLVRQYRYVAGRAMWEMPTGGVHAAESVEEAAQRELAEEIGYGAGRLTHVTTYHTSKSVMDETAYLFLGEEMAKLALPPDETEFIEIRPFPFREVLGMVLSGEIVDSMTIIAVLHTARIKGT encoded by the coding sequence ATGAAACGGCTCTCGGAGATCCCCTGGAAGACGGTGTCCACGAGGCCCATTTATCAGAATAGGTGGCTCGCCCTCCGGGAGGATCTCGTGGAGCTGCCCAACGGACGCACCACCATCTACGGTGTCGTGAGCTGCGGAGAGTGCGTGGGCGTCCTCCCGTTCCTTGATAATGACACCGTCCTCCTGGTCCGGCAGTACCGGTACGTGGCGGGCCGGGCGATGTGGGAGATGCCCACGGGCGGGGTCCACGCGGCGGAGTCGGTCGAAGAGGCCGCCCAGCGTGAGCTTGCTGAGGAGATCGGCTACGGGGCTGGCCGACTGACTCATGTGACCACCTACCACACGAGCAAGAGCGTCATGGACGAGACCGCGTACCTCTTCCTGGGCGAGGAGATGGCAAAGCTTGCGCTGCCTCCGGACGAGACGGAATTCATCGAGATCCGCCCGTTCCCGTTCCGGGAGGTCCTGGGGATGGTGCTGTCCGGTGAGATCGTGGACAGCATGACGATCATCGCCGTCCTCCATACCGCGCGGATAAAGGGCACCTAG
- a CDS encoding TIGR04282 family arsenosugar biosynthesis glycosyltransferase: protein MEILASKPIAVAIMAKAPRAGEVKTRLCPPLSLADAAELYRRFLLDKIEQITSLRTASLAIAYTPAEARAFFEEVAPGFVLVPQRGADLGDRLANSLGELLERGHPGALAIDSDTPTLPLGFLQEALDLVTTPGIDVVLGPTEDGGYYLIGLRTVHRELFEAMAWSTSQVLPETIRRAEAKGLRVACLPPWYDIDTPDDLARLQTALSVSNGDNPRHTRRFLQERAR from the coding sequence ATGGAGATCCTGGCGTCGAAGCCCATCGCCGTCGCGATCATGGCGAAGGCGCCGCGCGCGGGCGAGGTCAAAACTCGGCTCTGCCCTCCGCTCTCGCTCGCGGACGCGGCGGAGCTCTACCGCCGTTTCCTTCTCGACAAGATCGAGCAGATCACGTCGCTCAGAACGGCCAGCCTCGCGATCGCCTACACGCCCGCCGAGGCAAGGGCCTTCTTCGAGGAGGTGGCCCCGGGCTTCGTCCTCGTCCCGCAGCGGGGCGCGGATCTCGGTGACAGGCTCGCGAACAGCCTGGGCGAGCTCTTGGAGAGGGGCCACCCGGGCGCGCTGGCGATTGACAGCGACACGCCGACGCTGCCTCTCGGATTCCTGCAGGAGGCGCTCGACCTTGTCACGACGCCCGGGATCGATGTGGTGCTCGGCCCCACCGAGGATGGCGGCTACTACCTGATCGGGCTCCGGACGGTGCACCGCGAGCTGTTCGAGGCGATGGCGTGGAGTACGAGTCAGGTCCTCCCGGAGACCATCCGACGGGCCGAGGCAAAGGGGCTCCGGGTTGCGTGCCTTCCGCCGTGGTACGACATCGACACTCCCGATGATCTCGCCCGACTGCAAACCGCGCTCTCGGTATCGAACGGCGATAACCCTCGGCACACTCGTAGATTTTTGCAGGAGCGCGCACGATGA
- a CDS encoding YncE family protein, translating into MRGSALALALVLAGCLTGAEVPRVTTLSVGRWPEDLVFDPGSGRLFVADEGSATVTVLSATGERIGTIRLMSRARHLAVDSALGRVYAPNEGNGFVAVFDTRTLREVSRISVGPQPHGIAVDGSTHRVFVANEGNGSLTALEGRSGHVLFTVPVGQGPGGVTVDPATARVFVVSVKENRVVVVDGASGLWIAAIPVRRGPTHLRVNGQTGIVYVLNTEAGSVSMLDGRTLSVLSTLPVGNYPIGIAVDETAGRVYVVNNRGNTLSVLDEAARAVVGTRRIPRNVSSATLNREAGLLYLALKSENRVAVVRLRDL; encoded by the coding sequence ATGAGGGGCTCTGCCCTCGCACTGGCTCTCGTGCTCGCTGGCTGCCTGACCGGCGCAGAGGTGCCCAGGGTCACGACGCTCTCCGTGGGCCGGTGGCCAGAGGACCTTGTCTTCGACCCCGGATCGGGCCGCCTCTTCGTCGCCGACGAGGGAAGCGCAACGGTCACGGTCCTGAGCGCCACGGGAGAGCGGATTGGCACAATCCGGCTCATGAGCCGCGCCCGGCATCTCGCGGTGGATTCGGCGCTGGGCCGTGTCTATGCCCCAAACGAAGGCAACGGCTTCGTCGCCGTCTTCGACACGCGGACCCTCAGGGAGGTCTCTCGGATTTCCGTGGGGCCACAGCCACACGGGATCGCGGTGGATGGCTCCACGCACCGGGTGTTTGTCGCCAACGAGGGCAACGGCTCCCTCACGGCCCTCGAGGGACGGAGTGGGCACGTCCTCTTCACGGTCCCCGTGGGTCAGGGCCCGGGCGGTGTTACCGTGGATCCTGCGACGGCGCGCGTCTTCGTGGTGAGCGTGAAAGAGAACCGGGTGGTCGTCGTCGACGGAGCGAGCGGTCTTTGGATCGCGGCGATCCCCGTCCGTCGCGGCCCCACGCATCTCCGGGTCAACGGCCAGACGGGGATCGTCTACGTTCTGAACACGGAGGCCGGCAGCGTGAGCATGCTAGATGGCCGGACGCTGAGCGTCCTCAGTACGCTTCCGGTCGGTAACTATCCAATCGGCATCGCCGTCGATGAAACCGCCGGGCGGGTCTACGTCGTCAACAACCGGGGGAATACCCTCTCGGTCTTGGACGAAGCCGCGCGGGCGGTCGTGGGCACGCGCCGGATCCCCCGGAACGTCTCGAGCGCCACGTTGAATCGAGAGGCCGGCTTGCTGTACCTGGCCCTGAAGAGTGAAAATCGCGTGGCCGTGGTCCGGCTCCGTGATCTCTGA